Proteins encoded in a region of the Chloroflexota bacterium genome:
- a CDS encoding ABC transporter permease: MKILNFKVEEGPEPSTLRKVLAPILAILMALLAAAVLIVMAGASPWVAYLSLFSGAFGSVQSLAETLVKATPLLLVALGMIVAFRGRVWNIGGEGQLIAGAIAATWAGLNFGYLPKGMLFLVVLAVSFLAGALWGAIAGALKARLTVNEVIVTIMMNYIAIYGLNYLVRGPLRDPSIAGGFPMSPLIASSAKWPRLIAGTRLHVGVIVALLAAGVIYVFLFRTPWGYRIRAVGANPVAARYGGINVLSSIVLAMFLSGGLAGLAGAGEICGLHYRLLDGISTGYGYTGIVVALLGKLNPFGAILAAIFFGAMVVGMEAMQRAIGTPSALVLAIQGLVVLFMLVGDVLVRYRVRRA; the protein is encoded by the coding sequence TTGAAGATCCTGAATTTTAAGGTCGAAGAAGGACCAGAGCCTTCGACTCTGAGAAAGGTGCTGGCTCCCATTCTGGCCATACTGATGGCTCTCTTGGCTGCGGCGGTTCTGATCGTCATGGCTGGAGCCAGCCCTTGGGTGGCCTATCTGTCTCTCTTCAGTGGAGCCTTCGGTAGTGTGCAAAGCCTGGCCGAGACCCTGGTCAAGGCCACGCCGCTTCTACTGGTGGCCTTGGGCATGATCGTGGCTTTCCGTGGCCGAGTGTGGAACATCGGTGGGGAAGGACAACTCATCGCCGGGGCCATTGCCGCCACTTGGGCTGGCCTGAACTTTGGTTATCTTCCGAAGGGGATGCTGTTCCTCGTGGTGTTGGCAGTGAGTTTCCTGGCCGGGGCACTTTGGGGGGCGATAGCCGGAGCGCTCAAAGCCCGATTGACAGTGAACGAAGTCATCGTCACCATTATGATGAATTACATTGCGATTTATGGGCTGAACTATTTGGTACGAGGCCCCTTGCGAGATCCCTCCATCGCTGGTGGGTTCCCCATGTCACCCCTCATCGCCAGTTCGGCGAAATGGCCTCGCCTTATCGCTGGCACCCGGCTTCACGTGGGCGTGATCGTCGCTCTTCTCGCGGCTGGCGTAATCTACGTCTTCCTCTTTCGGACGCCGTGGGGCTATCGCATCCGGGCCGTGGGCGCCAATCCAGTCGCAGCCCGTTATGGGGGCATCAATGTGCTAAGCAGTATTGTTCTGGCTATGTTCTTGAGCGGGGGGTTAGCAGGACTCGCCGGGGCAGGGGAAATCTGTGGCCTGCATTATCGTTTGTTGGACGGTATCTCCACTGGCTATGGATACACCGGCATCGTCGTGGCCCTCTTGGGCAAATTAAATCCCTTCGGGGCCATTTTGGCTGCTATCTTCTTCGGGGCTATGGTGGTGGGCATGGAGGCCATGCAACGTGCCATCGGCACACCCTCTGCCCTCGTGCTCGCTATCCAGGGCCTGGTGGTGCTGTTCATGTTGGTAGGCGATGTCTTGGTGCGTTACCGGGTCAGGAGGGCTTGA
- a CDS encoding ABC transporter permease encodes MSWETVLNQAVLVSLLAGTLRLSTPIVFAAIGEILTERAGILNLGVEGIMLMGAFAGFWGAFHTGNLWVGTLLGMAVGALMAFLMAFFSVTLRVDQVISGMGIYFLGLGLSSFLYRITFGIRISPPTVEGFQDLPIPLLNRIPVLGPILFQHNALVYLAILLVPLSVLVLYRTTFGLQVRAAGENPRAADTLGVNVNLIRYLCVVLGGVLVGLGGVVLSVAHLRMFWENMTVGRGFIAIAIVYFGKWHPYRTFAGALLFGGAYALQVWLQAMNAPVPHQLLLMFPYLLTVAVLAVVAREAKGPTALGVPFRRGEY; translated from the coding sequence ATGAGCTGGGAAACCGTCTTGAACCAGGCGGTTCTGGTCAGTCTATTGGCTGGCACACTTCGTCTCTCTACCCCTATCGTCTTTGCCGCCATAGGCGAGATCCTCACCGAAAGGGCGGGGATATTGAACCTCGGGGTAGAGGGGATCATGCTCATGGGAGCCTTCGCCGGATTCTGGGGGGCATTCCATACCGGTAACCTGTGGGTTGGCACTCTGCTGGGCATGGCTGTGGGTGCCCTAATGGCCTTTTTGATGGCTTTTTTCAGCGTGACTTTGCGGGTGGACCAGGTGATCAGTGGGATGGGCATTTACTTCTTGGGATTGGGACTCTCCAGTTTTCTCTATCGCATCACCTTTGGCATACGCATCTCACCCCCTACCGTCGAGGGTTTCCAGGACCTTCCCATCCCTCTCCTAAATCGCATTCCTGTTCTCGGGCCCATCCTATTCCAGCACAATGCTCTGGTTTATTTGGCTATCCTCCTCGTCCCGCTGTCGGTGCTGGTGCTGTATCGCACGACCTTCGGCCTCCAAGTAAGGGCAGCGGGGGAAAACCCTCGGGCAGCCGATACCCTAGGGGTCAACGTGAACCTGATCCGGTATCTGTGTGTCGTCCTCGGAGGAGTGTTAGTTGGCTTGGGGGGCGTGGTGCTCTCAGTGGCCCACCTGAGAATGTTCTGGGAGAACATGACTGTAGGCCGTGGATTTATCGCCATCGCCATCGTCTATTTTGGTAAATGGCATCCCTATCGCACTTTCGCCGGGGCACTGCTTTTCGGAGGCGCTTATGCCCTGCAGGTATGGCTCCAGGCTATGAATGCCCCAGTGCCTCACCAGTTGTTGCTTATGTTCCCTTATCTATTGACCGTCGCTGTGCTGGCTGTAGTGGCCCGGGAAGCCAAGGGGCCAACTGCCCTAGGGGTGCCCTTCAGGAGAGGTGAGTACTGA
- a CDS encoding long-chain fatty acid--CoA ligase has protein sequence MERPWLKHYEPTVPPNLTYPEYPLHVNLEESARKHPNVVATIFHDAKLTYAQLNALADKLAAALQNLGVQKGDRVAIYIANTPQYVISYYGALKAGAIVVPINTLYAPREVQYQVNNSGAETIIVMSNFYKAVKSIRANTGLKRVIVTSVKEYLPPLIRLLFTLFKEKKEGHYADISGDADTYWFQDLIQKAPDKPKKVEVSPEDIACLLYTGGTTGVPKGAELTHRNLMANAIQCKHWITDATEAQEAVLVALPLFHSYGMTTCMNFGIQQAATLVLIPNPRDIPDILKNIDKHKPTLFPGVPTMYVALNNHPETPKYNLRSIRACISGAAGLPVEVQTKFQELTGARLVEGYGLTEASPVTHANPIYGENRIGTIGLPWPDTDARIVDLETGQKDMPPGEIGELVVKGPQVMRGYWNMPEETANQLRNGWLYTGDIAKMDADGYFSIVDRKKDMIIAGGFNIYPREVEEVLYEHPKVKEAVVAGIPDPYRGETVKAYILLKEGETATAEEIIEYCKGKMAKFKVPTLVEFRTELPKTMVGKILRRILVEEEKAKLAKGQ, from the coding sequence ATGGAAAGACCCTGGCTGAAGCATTATGAGCCCACCGTGCCGCCAAACCTCACGTATCCGGAATACCCGCTCCACGTGAACTTAGAGGAATCCGCCCGAAAACACCCCAACGTTGTAGCAACGATTTTCCACGATGCCAAACTCACCTACGCGCAGTTGAACGCCCTGGCCGACAAACTGGCTGCTGCTCTGCAGAACCTCGGCGTCCAAAAAGGTGACCGGGTGGCTATTTACATCGCCAACACGCCGCAGTACGTGATCAGTTATTATGGCGCATTGAAGGCGGGCGCTATTGTAGTGCCAATCAACACCCTCTATGCCCCGCGCGAAGTACAGTATCAGGTGAATAACTCCGGCGCGGAGACCATCATCGTGATGAGCAATTTCTACAAAGCGGTGAAATCCATTCGCGCCAACACCGGGCTCAAACGAGTGATTGTCACCAGTGTGAAGGAGTATCTCCCACCGCTCATCCGGCTGCTCTTCACGCTCTTCAAGGAGAAAAAGGAGGGCCACTACGCAGACATCAGTGGTGACGCGGATACCTACTGGTTCCAAGACCTGATTCAGAAGGCTCCGGACAAGCCGAAGAAAGTGGAAGTATCGCCTGAGGATATTGCGTGCCTCCTGTACACTGGTGGGACCACAGGCGTGCCAAAGGGCGCAGAACTCACCCATCGCAACCTGATGGCAAACGCCATCCAGTGCAAACACTGGATCACCGACGCGACTGAGGCCCAAGAGGCCGTGCTGGTTGCGCTCCCGCTCTTCCACAGTTATGGCATGACTACCTGCATGAACTTCGGTATCCAACAGGCAGCGACCCTGGTGCTCATACCTAACCCGCGAGACATCCCTGATATCCTCAAGAACATTGATAAACATAAGCCCACGCTTTTCCCGGGCGTGCCCACGATGTACGTGGCCCTCAACAACCATCCCGAGACGCCGAAATACAACCTACGCTCTATCCGCGCCTGCATCAGCGGGGCTGCCGGGTTGCCTGTGGAAGTCCAGACGAAGTTCCAGGAACTGACGGGGGCGCGACTCGTTGAGGGATATGGTCTCACGGAAGCATCGCCCGTAACCCACGCCAACCCCATTTACGGCGAAAACCGCATCGGCACCATTGGCCTGCCCTGGCCCGACACCGACGCCCGGATCGTGGACCTGGAGACCGGCCAGAAGGATATGCCGCCCGGCGAGATCGGCGAACTGGTGGTCAAGGGGCCACAGGTGATGAGGGGCTATTGGAACATGCCCGAGGAGACAGCCAACCAGTTGCGCAATGGGTGGCTATATACAGGCGATATCGCCAAGATGGATGCCGATGGCTACTTCTCCATCGTGGACCGCAAGAAAGATATGATCATCGCCGGCGGATTCAACATCTACCCACGTGAGGTGGAAGAGGTGCTATACGAGCACCCGAAGGTGAAAGAGGCGGTTGTGGCAGGCATCCCCGATCCCTACCGCGGCGAAACCGTGAAGGCTTACATCCTGCTCAAGGAAGGCGAGACGGCCACCGCAGAGGAGATTATCGAGTACTGCAAGGGCAAGATGGCGAAATTCAAGGTGCCCACCCTGGTAGAGTTCCGCACCGAATTGCCCAAGACCATGGTCGGCAAAATCCTGCGTCGCATCCTGGTCGAAGAGGAAAAGGCCAAACTGGCCAAGGGCCAGTGA